The genomic window gagagtttgagtttgagtttaagGGGTAGTGGCCCTGGTAAGTCACTGGACATTCGTAGTGCTGGAGGTCCATGAGATGGGGGATGGGTAGAGCGTGATGGGAGAAGGGCTCGGGACGCATGCAGGGCTCCagagggtgggaggggggagaCTGCAGGTTTGGAGATGAGAAAGCGTGAAGGGTCACACTGGAGACACTGGAAGGGGGCAGAAGCGTAGATGTTTCTTTAGACGGAGGAGGAAAGGGAGTCAGTGGGAGAGTGTgatgatggagaggaggtgaTGAGGGAGGGTGCTCGTGAAGGAGAGGGCAGGTTATGGGTATGGGAGGctgtgctgttgctgctgctgtggtAGGAGGAACAAAGGATGAGGAGGAGACACCAGAAGATGAAGCAGCTCTGACCTccacctttttcttcttctcttccactTTTACTGACTTTCCCTCCGtctttttggttgtgttttttgttgcaGACTGTGAAGCCGGTGATGACCTCTGACATCTGAAGCGTTTCTGTCTGCGCATGTAGCAGCCATTCTCAAACATATTGCCTGAGTCTGGGTGCAGAGTCCAGAACGAACCTTTGCCTGGGGAGTCTGGGGACCGCGGGACTCGAACAAAACAGtcattgaaagagagagagtgtcgaATGGAGTTCTGCCAGCGCTGCTGGTTTTGTCTGTAGTACGGGAAGAGCTGACGGATCCAGTCATAAATCTCATTCAAGGTCAACTTTTTCCCAGGGGCCTGCTGGATGGCCATGCAGATGAGGGATATGTAGGAGTAAGGGGGTTTGGCGTGACTGAAACCTCGCCTGTACGCAGATTTTAGATCTGGTATCTCTGACGCATATTGATCTCTGTCTGGACATCCCTCCTGAGAAGGTTGGGGACTGACACCCATTGGCTCATTTGGAGAGTTAGCAAGGCGCCCTGAGGCACCCCCAGTAACTGACTCATCAAGGGATCCACAAGTCTGGTAGTGGGGCTCAGTAGAGAGGTAGCACCCCAGGCCTACTGGCAGACTCTCTGTCACAGGGTAAACCTGCAAGggaaaaaataacagatttgTCAACAGGTCCTGGCTAAAACAGAATTATTGTTGATATTAACTGGTTACAGAAAAGGAGGGTTCAAAAGAAAGATGCTATGTGTGACCAGATacttcagaatttttttttaatgggcgCCTGCGATAGATTAACACAAGGATTTACATTCAATTTGGTGGCGGTATTTTTCTGAAACCTTTGATAGATCTGTGTGAACGTGCCATTGGCGATTGTGAGATAACATCAAACGACACTGATCTCTGTA from Chanos chanos chromosome 2, fChaCha1.1, whole genome shotgun sequence includes these protein-coding regions:
- the foxa gene encoding forkhead box A sequence, whose translation is MIGGIKREKGDEWMSCYSSQVYPVTESLPVGLGCYLSTEPHYQTCGSLDESVTGGASGRLANSPNEPMGVSPQPSQEGCPDRDQYASEIPDLKSAYRRGFSHAKPPYSYISLICMAIQQAPGKKLTLNEIYDWIRQLFPYYRQNQQRWQNSIRHSLSFNDCFVRVPRSPDSPGKGSFWTLHPDSGNMFENGCYMRRQKRFRCQRSSPASQSATKNTTKKTEGKSVKVEEKKKKVEVRAASSSGVSSSSFVPPTTAAATAQPPIPITCPLLHEHPPSSPPLHHHTLPLTPFPPPSKETSTLLPPSSVSSVTLHAFSSPNLQSPPSHPLEPCMRPEPFSHHALPIPHLMDLQHYECPVTYQGHYPLNSNSNSHQYNPYLVPRDDSSYMGDSVYYSGLSMCSVPILSSS